In one window of Candidatus Avedoeria danica DNA:
- a CDS encoding acyl-CoA thioesterase: MPYETASPFAYRTRVAFHQADPAGVLFFGRYAELWQEAYEAFIADLGIDYADWFGQTKRSTPIRRVEVDHLAPIFAGEVVRVRVSVARVGTTSFTLAMTACGVGANSSAATVPDSGDDVRARALITFVYTAAAADGRFAPTALPDDVRSMLMRAASEP, from the coding sequence ATGCCGTACGAAACCGCTTCGCCGTTCGCCTACCGCACCCGCGTCGCGTTCCACCAAGCCGACCCGGCCGGCGTGCTGTTCTTCGGCCGCTACGCCGAGCTCTGGCAAGAGGCGTACGAGGCGTTCATCGCCGACCTCGGCATCGACTACGCCGACTGGTTCGGCCAGACGAAGCGCTCCACGCCCATCCGCCGCGTCGAGGTCGACCACCTCGCCCCGATCTTCGCCGGCGAAGTGGTCCGCGTGCGCGTGTCGGTCGCCCGCGTCGGCACGACGAGCTTCACGCTGGCGATGACGGCGTGCGGCGTCGGTGCGAACTCGAGCGCAGCCACGGTCCCGGACAGCGGCGACGATGTCCGGGCGCGAGCCTTGATCACGTTCGTCTACACGGCCGCGGCCGCCGACGGCCGGTTCGCGCCCACGGCGCTGCCCGACGACGTCCGGTCGATGCTCATGCGGGCCGCCAGCGAACCCTGA
- the aroF gene encoding 3-deoxy-7-phosphoheptulonate synthase, producing the protein MAPEATERDVRRLVEHVRAAGVEASVYDVGPGVILLSDVSVGQIDAIIGHDRAVERVFLPDTPYRLARREVQRSGTIVHIGGVPFGGDSFGIIAGPCAVEGAEAILQAARACAANGAVVLRGGAFKPRSSPYRFQGHGVIALEWLAAAREATGLPVVSECLAVDMIETMYPYVDAFQVGARNMQNFDLLRALSDIDKPIVLKRGFAATVEEWLLAAEYLLAGGNDQVILVERGIRTFNDGTRFTLDLASMALAKRETHLPVIVDPSHATGEPALIAPMTFAALAAGADGVMIEVHPAPHTALSDGDQAIRPHELGELTSRLGPIAAAVGRVLTMHPVGERR; encoded by the coding sequence GTGGCGCCCGAGGCCACCGAGCGCGACGTGCGGCGGTTGGTCGAACACGTGCGTGCGGCCGGCGTCGAGGCGTCCGTGTACGACGTCGGGCCGGGCGTCATCCTCCTGTCGGACGTCAGCGTCGGCCAGATCGACGCGATCATCGGGCACGACCGCGCCGTCGAGCGGGTGTTCCTGCCGGACACGCCCTACCGCCTGGCGCGGCGCGAGGTGCAGCGCTCGGGCACCATCGTCCACATCGGCGGCGTGCCGTTCGGCGGCGACTCCTTCGGGATCATCGCCGGACCGTGCGCCGTCGAGGGGGCCGAGGCGATCCTGCAGGCGGCGCGGGCGTGCGCGGCCAATGGGGCGGTCGTGCTGCGCGGCGGCGCGTTCAAGCCGCGCTCGAGCCCTTACCGCTTCCAGGGCCACGGCGTGATCGCGCTGGAGTGGCTGGCGGCGGCGCGCGAGGCCACCGGCCTGCCCGTCGTTAGCGAGTGCCTGGCGGTCGACATGATCGAGACGATGTACCCGTACGTCGACGCGTTCCAGGTCGGCGCGCGGAACATGCAGAACTTCGACCTCCTGCGCGCGCTGTCCGACATCGACAAGCCGATCGTCCTGAAGCGCGGCTTCGCGGCCACGGTCGAGGAGTGGCTGCTGGCCGCCGAATACCTGTTGGCGGGCGGCAACGACCAGGTGATCCTCGTCGAGCGCGGCATCCGCACGTTCAACGACGGCACCCGTTTCACGCTCGATCTGGCGTCCATGGCCCTCGCCAAGCGCGAGACCCACCTGCCCGTCATCGTCGACCCATCCCACGCCACGGGCGAGCCGGCGCTCATCGCGCCGATGACGTTCGCCGCGCTCGCGGCCGGGGCGGACGGCGTGATGATCGAGGTCCACCCTGCCCCGCACACGGCGCTGTCCGACGGCGACCAGGCCATCCGCCCGCACGAGCTCGGCGAACTGACGAGCCGACTCGGCCCGATCGCAGCCGCCGTCGGCCGCGTGCTGACGATGCACCCCGTCGGCGAGCGGCGCTAG
- a CDS encoding aminoacyl-tRNA deacylase codes for MPTPKSLAMRRLDAARVPYDVLAYPTEIRDAAEVAAHLGVPPSQVYKTLVVQRAAGRPLLVLLAADRQVDLKGLAAALGEKKLQLAAHRDAERLTGLQVGGISALAVRDGAFDVVVDSAAGALDGICVSAGQRGLNVRVAVDALVRLTGARFVDAAASGESTSAEPTSTETSSIGTGGARPNDS; via the coding sequence ATGCCGACCCCCAAGAGCCTCGCCATGCGCCGCCTCGACGCCGCGCGCGTCCCGTACGACGTCCTCGCGTACCCGACCGAGATCCGCGACGCCGCCGAGGTCGCCGCGCATCTCGGCGTCCCGCCTTCGCAGGTGTACAAGACGCTCGTCGTCCAGCGCGCGGCGGGCAGGCCGCTCCTCGTCCTGCTCGCCGCCGATCGACAAGTCGATCTGAAGGGGCTTGCCGCTGCGCTCGGCGAGAAGAAGCTCCAACTGGCCGCACACCGCGATGCCGAGCGGCTCACCGGCCTGCAGGTCGGCGGGATCAGCGCGCTGGCGGTCCGCGACGGCGCATTCGACGTCGTCGTCGACAGCGCGGCGGGCGCGCTCGACGGCATCTGCGTCAGCGCGGGACAGCGCGGCCTGAACGTGCGCGTCGCGGTCGATGCGCTGGTGCGGCTGACGGGGGCGCGCTTCGTCGACGCGGCGGCGTCGGGCGAGTCAACGTCGGCCGAGCCGACGTCGACCGAAACATCGTCGATCGGGACGGGTGGCGCGCGTCCGAACGATTCCTGA
- the fdhD gene encoding formate dehydrogenase accessory sulfurtransferase FdhD — MPQPQLPRKVVTLSGDTVTARTDEIAVEEPLEIRLAPAADPLTFQRAAVTMRTPGADAELALGFLFAEGIIRAAGDVVHIAHCLDPDITAEQLGNVLTVTLQDDVVVDMAPLERHFTTTSACGVCGKAGLEQLTMRGVARIVDDPPVMHIPPALLYALPDRLRAAQGTFDATGGLHAAGLFDAAGTLLAVREDVGRHNALDKLVGWALTEGMVPLAGHIVLVSGRASYELVQKCAVAGVPVMAAVGAPSSLAVETAEAFGITLVGFVRGERANVYAGVGRVTNSYP; from the coding sequence ATCCCGCAGCCGCAGCTGCCCCGTAAGGTCGTCACGCTGAGCGGCGACACCGTCACGGCGCGCACGGACGAGATCGCCGTCGAGGAGCCGCTCGAGATCCGCCTCGCGCCTGCCGCCGACCCCCTTACGTTCCAGCGCGCCGCCGTCACGATGCGCACGCCCGGCGCCGACGCCGAGCTCGCTCTCGGCTTCCTGTTCGCGGAGGGGATCATCCGCGCGGCCGGCGACGTCGTGCACATCGCCCACTGCCTCGACCCCGACATCACGGCCGAGCAACTCGGCAACGTCCTGACCGTGACGCTGCAGGACGACGTCGTCGTCGACATGGCGCCGCTGGAGCGCCACTTCACGACGACGAGCGCATGCGGGGTGTGCGGCAAGGCGGGGCTCGAGCAGCTGACGATGCGGGGCGTCGCGCGCATCGTCGATGACCCGCCGGTGATGCACATCCCCCCGGCGTTGCTGTACGCGCTGCCGGATCGATTGCGTGCGGCACAGGGCACGTTCGATGCGACGGGCGGGCTGCACGCCGCCGGTCTGTTCGATGCGGCCGGCACGCTGCTGGCGGTGCGCGAAGACGTCGGGCGGCACAACGCGCTGGACAAGCTCGTCGGCTGGGCGCTCACGGAGGGGATGGTGCCGCTGGCCGGGCACATCGTGCTCGTCAGCGGGCGGGCGAGCTACGAGCTCGTGCAGAAGTGCGCGGTGGCGGGGGTGCCGGTGATGGCGGCGGTCGGGGCGCCGAGCAGCTTGGCGGTCGAGACGGCGGAGGCGTTCGGGATCACGCTCGTCGGGTTCGTGCGGGGGGAGCGGGCGAACGTGTATGCGGGGGTGGGGCGCGTCACAAACTCGTATCCGTGA